The Plasmodium sp. gorilla clade G2 genome assembly, chromosome: 5 DNA segment ttatttttattatttttaataaaaaggagaaagagatgaatatataatatgcatgaataaatattaaaaaaataaaaatattatatattaagcCTTATACAatctttcatatttttttttaatttaaataataatttttttaacactAAAATGAATGATTTATAAGATCCTACAAAATATTCTAAATTTACAAAActtcaaaaataatatgttcataaggttatatatattatatatatataattattatatattcttgaGAACACATAAAATTTGTAAAgccttataaaaaatatatgtgtaaaatattattttgttgtacatataaaattttaaaccgttttgatgaaataatatataataaagatatactTATCTTAAAcgatttttataataaatgttttaaaaaataaaataagtgaatgaatttaaaaaaattttttttttttttgcataaatagataaatgtaaatataaacatatatatatatatatatatatattttattttttattttttttatttttttttgttttaatatgaaaaatgtaaTGTGAAAAGATTGTTTACGAAATAAATGAAGTTAATAAATAGaaatttattacattttcattatttcaaAGATGTTATATGTTAAAGTTATACTCATAATATTAGTAATTTTAAGAGGTACATTATCGTTTAAGGTAGATACACCAATATTACaaaatgtatttttaaatacatcTGTAGCCTTACAAAACAATGGAaccaatttttataaatctaATAGAACTTTTACCTTATATGGTGTACCAAAGAAAAAGAGTTCTCACAGAAGAACGAGAAGAAGAAAAGTAGCATGGATGAAAAAAAACCCAGCAAAATTGTTTAGGgtaacttaaaaaaaaaatatatatatatatatatatatatatttaagcagttagtatatatttatatagtctttatataagttttatatttgtgcgtatatacatattcatAAGGAATGACTTtgtaattcatataatattatacaacatatatatttttttagtttttatttttatgctaaattcaaaatatttgtattatacactttattgatatatttataaagtgattttatatatttattcttttatacaTACccttgtttatatatttattttatttatttttttatttttttacaccCTTTTTAGACGAGCTCTTATGATCTTGATGAAATTATGCGATACACGGATCGAAAATTGACATCCCATTATACAACAAGGGATAGTTGGCTGAACCTTCCATCTACAACATTAgtaaatgatttttttttatttagagAAATTCGAAactgatataaaaataaacaaaaatacataataattataataataataaatattttaaatattttttcctatTGGATATATTGTTGTGTAAACCCTAAACCCTTATAAATTTTGTCTGCCTTTCAAAAAtgctttaatattttttgttaattaGTTATAAAGGTATTCTTTCATTCGTATCAATATTTATTAACCTtctgttttaattttatttttataaacaaaatttggggaaattaaaatataaatcataaataTGGGTTAAAAATTGAGAGAAATGTTTTCTAAcaccattattatatatattatgtgtgtatatatagaACTGTgttaatacaaaaatatgtatatttattatttttttattttattattatttttattatttttattatttttttttttttttttttgtgtataaaTAGCTATTTactctttttaatattataatatatatatatatatatatatatttttattttaatatttttttttttttttgcgtgcgttaattttttttttccaccTGTACAATTCAGATATTTATAAGATGTAGCCAAATGGCTGTTGTTCCAAATGTGtgcataaaataaaatgttttttaatatataataaatatatattttatataaagttTATTATGAAtctgtttttgtttttttaattatttcaaaaaaaatatatatatgtataatatatatgatatatattttatatatatatatatatatatatagaaaatttttttatatatatatgtatataaagctatttaataaatccatgtaaataattttttttttttttttttttttttgtaaaccAATATAAAAACAGGTCTTCATTTTtctaaatatgaataattctACAAccaaccaaaaaaaaaaaaaaaaaaattatgttaaaataaagaaatatgtttttaaaataatttacaatatatttgtaaataagtatatatatattttttaaataataaaaaatcaaGTTCTTTCTAATTTTACTATTctgagaaaaaataaaaaataaaacatatttttgtGTGTACACGTACGTGTAAAttacttttcttttttttttttcttctttttcttctaatattatatatagaataaaataaatataaattcatataataattaattttttccttttattttttctatttttttttttttttttcattttattttattttattttattatgttgtAGAAGttcccaaaaaaaaaaaataaaataaataaaataaaaatgaagaagtaAATTTTTGTTCTCTtagtttttaaatattaattatataatatatatatataaatatacttatattatatatatatatatgtatgtatgtatgtgtatatatatatatatatatacatataattgtACTTTTGTTGtgttgtttttcttttttttttttttttttttttttggtgtcatatacatgtatatttataaaattatatatcaataaGAAAGATtttaatgaatttttttataaattttataatttacttaactatattataaatatatataacatatttaatatatatatatatatatttatatatagaaagaagaaagtaatttttttttttttttttttttgaatcaCTTGGTTTTTATATTAGAATTGAAATTAGTATGTTTCATCTAATTTAacctttaatattataatagttttttttttttttttttttttttttttttttttttttgttaggaaggttataatattataatatattataatatattatatatatatatatatatatatatatttatatatttatatatatagaatattacTTAGATCAGTAGAATTATCctatttaaaagataataaaatataatttaaaaaaaaacaaagttTAACAAAAATGTGTTCTACAAATCAGAATTTAGCTTGCTGCAAAGGAGATAATGTTTTTGATGGACAAATAAATGGAAATGAATCATACCCCCAAGTAGTAAATAAACAATTACCACCTAAGGTATTAGAACCCataattcaaaataaaatagttGAAATACCCAAAGAAGTATATCTTGAAAAAATTGTAGAAGTACCTCAAATAAAAACTGTAGAAAGAATAGTGGAACAGATAAGGCCAGTTATTAAGTATAAAAATGTGTATAAACCCAAAACTGTATATGttgaaaaagtaaaaaatgtagataaaattatataccaAGAGAAAATTGTTGAAGTCCCACAAATAAAAACTGTTGAAAAAATTGTAGAAGTCCCAGTATATGTTAACAGAGAAAGAATTATTACTGTTCCAAGATATATGGTTGTAGAAAAGGTAATCCCAGTATTAAAAACATCTAAAAGAGAAAGTATAATGGAAGTTCCAGAGGTTAATTGCCCACACATTGATATAAGTAAAGAAGTAGaagataaagaagaaataccAATCAacgaattaaaagaaaaccAAACTATAAGTCTTGCtgatgaaaaagaaatcCAAATATTAAATGACTTAACTAGCCAAAAGGTAGATTCTAATGCAACCATTAATATGGAAGGTGACCAAGATACAACTGTAGATACTATTACACAAGAAAACTTCTGTGGAACTGTTAGTTGTAATTTCTTACCATCTTATCCAAAATTCGCAAATATTGGAAACCCATTATGCAAAGGAGGTccagaaaaagaaaaacgaTTTTCAAGTATCAGCATCTACAAATCAAAAGACTCAGGATTCCCAAGTATAAGAATTGCAAAAACTCCACAAATGTTCCAAAGAAACCTTTACTGTTCATATGCTTAAAAGGATATAGTTGAAAATATATACGATGTACTTTAaaaggattatatatatttaattaccattggaagaaatattttttacttttattattttttttatttattccacTTTAAAtgtcttttaaaaaaaaaaaaaaaaaatatacgtacaatataaaaatataaaaatacaaaaaaaaaaaaaaaaacgaaaaacaaatatatatatatgtatatatatatatgattgaataaaaaaagatttttttttccttattaaGGATATATACTCTTTATTCCATATATAAGTGTTGTTTTTGTTATTTCTATTGCTGttgtatttgtttttaaatataatacttatattattttgttacttttatggataatatataaattttttttcttaccttttttttttttttttgttgttgttgtttatttatatatatatttttaaatactattactattaggAAATATGaaggttaaaaaaaaaatacacacatAAAATGTGTGTATACGtaatttaatttgtttaGTATATTAGtctatattaattatatatatatatatatatatatatatataatagattgcttttttaaaaacaatttatttaatataacgTAAATACTTATGAACCTAATTGTTACCCTTActgtatta contains these protein-coding regions:
- a CDS encoding inner membrane complex protein 1g, putative, producing MCSTNQNLACCKGDNVFDGQINGNESYPQVVNKQLPPKVLEPIIQNKIVEIPKEVYLEKIVEVPQIKTVERIVEQIRPVIKYKNVYKPKTVYVEKVKNVDKIIYQEKIVEVPQIKTVEKIVEVPVYVNRERIITVPRYMVVEKVIPVLKTSKRESIMEVPEVNCPHIDISKEVEDKEEIPINELKENQTISLADEKEIQILNDLTSQKVDSNATINMEGDQDTTVDTITQENFCGTVSCNFLPSYPKFANIGNPLCKGGPEKEKRFSSISIYKSKDSGFPSIRIAKTPQMFQRNLYCSYA